A single window of Colletes latitarsis isolate SP2378_abdomen chromosome 11, iyColLati1, whole genome shotgun sequence DNA harbors:
- the Syt4 gene encoding synaptotagmin 4 isoform X1, whose product MVGGVTEDGPLIRPVDPVSTTTVVVLCIGGVFLLCAVAMTWWLCRRRREHTKLNSDKSLAFRPPHRKPTAVKSPGSTSHYLKKSPSPTGPAKSPPGSGGQTPSPTGSQTSNPYSQPRTPQGTGTPAQTPSGDVTLSIENERDKAEIENNEKVEREKNHTSENNKDNLGQLVFKLRYLSEQNALVVTVVNCKELPAREQNATSDPFVKLKLLPDKQHQVKTRVLRNTRDPVYDEDFTFFGISKDQLQKISLHFIVLSFDRYSRDDIIGELTCALSSVAGLDNADNQEISLCRKICPRSLKIQSQGRGELLVSLCWQPINSRLTVVVLKAQNLPKMDVTGLADPYVKIYLLYNNQRIAKKKTRVKKRTLCPVFNESFVFDIPNDPDGLNNVSLEFMLLDWDRVTKNEVIGRLEFGGPDCQYSALNHWKEVCSSPQRQIADWHKLRE is encoded by the exons ATGGTCGGAGGAGTGACGGAGGACGGACCTCTTATACGACCCGTCGATCCCG TGTCGACGACAACGGTGGTCGTGCTATGCATCGGCGGCGTTTTTCTACTTTGCGCCGTCGCGATGACCTGGTGGCTTTGCCGGCGACGTCGCGAACACACCAAACTGAATTCCGACAAGTCCTTGGCGTTCAGACCGCCACACAGGAAACCAACGGCGGTTAAGAGTCCTGGCAGTACCAGTCACTATCTGAAGAAGAGCCCGAGCCCCACGGGACCGGCCAAGAGTCCTCCGGGTTCCGGTGGACAAACGCCAAGCCCCACCGGGTCTCAAACCTCGAATCCTTACTCTCAGCCAAGGACGCCTCAAGGTACAG GTACACCGGCCCAAACACCTTCCGGCGACGTTACCTTGAGCATCGAGAACGAACGCGACAAGGCAGAAATCGAGAACAATGAGAAGGTGGAACGCGAAAAGAATCACACGTCGGAGAATAACAAGGACAATTTGGGCCAGCTGGTGTTCAAGCTGCGTTACCTGAGCGAACAGAACGCGCTCGTGGTCACCGTTGTCAATTGCAAGGAGCTACCCGCAAGGGAACAGAATGCCACCAGCGATCCCTTCGTTAAACTAAAATTGTTGCCAGATAAACAGCATCAGGTGAAGACAAGGGTACTCAGAAACACCAGAGATCCTGTCTACGACGAGGACTTTACGTTCTTCGGGATATCGAAGGATCAGCTACAG AAAATCAGCTTACACTTCATAGTACTCAGCTTCGATAGATACTCTCGGGACGATATTATCGGTGAATTGACGTGTGCACTCTCGTCAGTGGCCGGTTTGGACAACGCTGATAACCAGGAGATATCAttgtgtcgaaaaatttgccctAGAAGCCTGAAG ATTCAATCGCAAGGTAGAGGAGAGCTGCTGGTCTCTCTTTGTTGGCAACCGATCAACAGCCGGCTGACGGTAGTCGTACTAAAGGCACAGAATTTGCCAAAGATGGACGTGACAGGTCTGGCCGATCCATACGTGAAGATTTATCTTCTATACAACAATCAGCGTATCGCCAAGAAGAAGACACGCGTGAAGAAACGCACCCTCTGCCCTGTATTCAACGAGTCTTTCGTTTTCGACATTCCAAACGATCCGGATGGTCTCAACAACGTCAGTCTTGAATTCATGTTGCTCGATTGGGATCGCGTTACGAAGAACGAG GTGATCGGTCGACTCGAGTTTGGCGGGCCGGATTGTCAATATTCGGCGTTGAATCATTGGAAGGAAGTTTGCAGCTCGCCGCAGAGGCAGATAGCTGATTGGCACAAATTAAGGGAGTAA
- the Syt4 gene encoding synaptotagmin 4 isoform X2 codes for MVGGVTEDGPLIRPVDPVSTTTVVVLCIGGVFLLCAVAMTWWLCRRRREHTKLNSDKSLAFRPPHRKPTAVKSPGSTSHYLKKSPSPTGPAKSPPGSGGQTPSPTGSQTSNPYSQPRTPQGTPAQTPSGDVTLSIENERDKAEIENNEKVEREKNHTSENNKDNLGQLVFKLRYLSEQNALVVTVVNCKELPAREQNATSDPFVKLKLLPDKQHQVKTRVLRNTRDPVYDEDFTFFGISKDQLQKISLHFIVLSFDRYSRDDIIGELTCALSSVAGLDNADNQEISLCRKICPRSLKIQSQGRGELLVSLCWQPINSRLTVVVLKAQNLPKMDVTGLADPYVKIYLLYNNQRIAKKKTRVKKRTLCPVFNESFVFDIPNDPDGLNNVSLEFMLLDWDRVTKNEVIGRLEFGGPDCQYSALNHWKEVCSSPQRQIADWHKLRE; via the exons ATGGTCGGAGGAGTGACGGAGGACGGACCTCTTATACGACCCGTCGATCCCG TGTCGACGACAACGGTGGTCGTGCTATGCATCGGCGGCGTTTTTCTACTTTGCGCCGTCGCGATGACCTGGTGGCTTTGCCGGCGACGTCGCGAACACACCAAACTGAATTCCGACAAGTCCTTGGCGTTCAGACCGCCACACAGGAAACCAACGGCGGTTAAGAGTCCTGGCAGTACCAGTCACTATCTGAAGAAGAGCCCGAGCCCCACGGGACCGGCCAAGAGTCCTCCGGGTTCCGGTGGACAAACGCCAAGCCCCACCGGGTCTCAAACCTCGAATCCTTACTCTCAGCCAAGGACGCCTCAAG GTACACCGGCCCAAACACCTTCCGGCGACGTTACCTTGAGCATCGAGAACGAACGCGACAAGGCAGAAATCGAGAACAATGAGAAGGTGGAACGCGAAAAGAATCACACGTCGGAGAATAACAAGGACAATTTGGGCCAGCTGGTGTTCAAGCTGCGTTACCTGAGCGAACAGAACGCGCTCGTGGTCACCGTTGTCAATTGCAAGGAGCTACCCGCAAGGGAACAGAATGCCACCAGCGATCCCTTCGTTAAACTAAAATTGTTGCCAGATAAACAGCATCAGGTGAAGACAAGGGTACTCAGAAACACCAGAGATCCTGTCTACGACGAGGACTTTACGTTCTTCGGGATATCGAAGGATCAGCTACAG AAAATCAGCTTACACTTCATAGTACTCAGCTTCGATAGATACTCTCGGGACGATATTATCGGTGAATTGACGTGTGCACTCTCGTCAGTGGCCGGTTTGGACAACGCTGATAACCAGGAGATATCAttgtgtcgaaaaatttgccctAGAAGCCTGAAG ATTCAATCGCAAGGTAGAGGAGAGCTGCTGGTCTCTCTTTGTTGGCAACCGATCAACAGCCGGCTGACGGTAGTCGTACTAAAGGCACAGAATTTGCCAAAGATGGACGTGACAGGTCTGGCCGATCCATACGTGAAGATTTATCTTCTATACAACAATCAGCGTATCGCCAAGAAGAAGACACGCGTGAAGAAACGCACCCTCTGCCCTGTATTCAACGAGTCTTTCGTTTTCGACATTCCAAACGATCCGGATGGTCTCAACAACGTCAGTCTTGAATTCATGTTGCTCGATTGGGATCGCGTTACGAAGAACGAG GTGATCGGTCGACTCGAGTTTGGCGGGCCGGATTGTCAATATTCGGCGTTGAATCATTGGAAGGAAGTTTGCAGCTCGCCGCAGAGGCAGATAGCTGATTGGCACAAATTAAGGGAGTAA